In a single window of the Lacerta agilis isolate rLacAgi1 chromosome 15, rLacAgi1.pri, whole genome shotgun sequence genome:
- the IL10RA gene encoding interleukin-10 receptor subunit alpha has protein sequence MLLAALLLLLLSCLRGHGGKIPAPPERVRFVAETFHHELRWEPPSTGHGLLLYDVQYMRYGENGGWNPALNCTRVRIHSCDLSYETREPSKFYHARVRTVTGTRVSNWTQTNRFDPKTATPRLAGVSLSLSHNVVQVELQPPTSKWHNITYEDLYHSEEYHVHIRKVSDNIQFEYVKTELEFNLSSLSWGERYCISVEPRVVSQPSPGKRTEEQCISIPTKEDYVRPILISSLALLTVIVLCGLGLGVACAYVRKPKEAPLLLKSPVKHSLHWVPKEKPPLGVQDLVSCLEVDPIQPLSSMGPKDPVHPDSPKCGMGAAPAPLEGCFWLPTLLTQGAELRNLMDSSGCSTDSGICLQDPSGSLGRLSLGSNEEGGTQEDEMGGLSREEQLLLEAPSSSSGVEQVAPEAEDLPKAQIFSGYQKQSEILGCSQPPLSTEEMTSLEPVSATGYLKQVSVGASSGLARDGTLTNDFLGRTEQQKQPFPASIPLEQLGLPPEFSNTLLALGFFEQELASPSSHISPQVNSVPQLSLGVPTLLQYWVQGLPPNKLSQWEIAQL, from the exons ATGCTCTTGGCGGCgctacttctcctcctcctgagctGCCTTCGGGGACACG GAGGGAAGATCCCAGCCCCGCCCGAGCGCGTGAGATTCGTGGCCGAGACCTTTCATCACGAGCTGCGCTGGGAGCCACCGAGCACCGGACACGGGCTCCTCCTGTACGACGTCCAGTACATGCG ATACGGCGAGAACGGCGGCTGGAACCCAGCGCTGAACTGCACGCGCGTCCGGATCCACTCCTGCGACCTCTCCTACGAGACGCGGGAGCCCTCGAAGTTCTACCACGCCAGAGTCCGGACGGTAACAGGGACGCGCGTTTCCAACTGGACCCAGACGAATCGATTCGATCCCAAGACAG CAACTCCTCGACTGGCGGGAGTGAGCCTCTCTCTTTCCCACAACGTGGTCCAAGTTGAGCTGCAACCTCCCACCAGCAAGTGGCACAATATAACCTATGAGGACCTCTACCACTCGGAGGAATACCATGTCCATATCCGGAAGGTGTCTGACAATATCCAG TTTGAGTATGTTAAGACCGAGCTGGAGTTTAACCTCTCGTCGCTGTCATGGGGAGAACGCTATTGCATCAGTGTGGAGCCGCGGGTGGTCTCCCAGCCAAGTCCTGGCAAGAGGACAGAGGAGCAGTGTATCTCAATACCCACTAAGGAAG ACTATGTAAGACCCATCCTCATCTCCAGCTTAGCCCTCCTGACGGTGATCGTCCTCTGTGGCCTGGGACTGGGAGTAGCCTGTGCCTACGTGAGGAAACCCAAAGAGGCACCTCTCTTACTG AAATCTCCCGTAAAGCACAGTCTGCACTGGGTGCCAAAGGAGAAGCCTCCGCTCGGGGTGCAAGACTTGGTATCGTGCTTAGAGGTGGATCCCATCCAGCCGCTCTCCTCCATGGGACCAAAAGACCCTGTCCACCCTGACAGCCCAAAGTGTGGAATGGGAGCAGCACCAGCGCCACTGGAAGGTTGCTTCTGGCTGCCAACGCTGCTAACACAGGGTGCAGAGCTCAGGAACCTTATGGACAGCAGTGGCTGCAGCACAGACAGTGGCATCTGCCTGCAGGATCCTTCTGGCAGCCTGGGGAGGCTGTCTCTGGGAAGCAATGAAGAGGGAGGCACccaagaggatgagatgggtggccTCAGCAGGGAGGAGCAGCTCTTGCTGGAGGCTCCCTCTTCTTCCAGTGGGGTAGAGCAGGTGGCTCCAGAAGCTGAGGACCTACCCAAGGCCCAGATATTTTCTGGGTACCAGAAGCAGTCAGAGATATTGGGCTGCTCCCAGCCTCCCCTCAGCACAGAGGAGATGACCTCTTTGGAGCCCGTCTCGGCTACTGGGTACTTGAAACAGGTCTCCGTCGGTGCCTCCTCTGGCCTTGCAAGGGACGGAACTCTTACCAATGACTTTCTTGGCAGAACAGAGCaacagaaacagcccttccctgcCAGCATCCCCCTGGAGCAGCTGGGATTGCCCCCTGAATTCTCCAATACCCTCTTGGCGTTGGGCTTCTTTGAGCAAGAGCTGGCGAGCCCCTCTTCACACATCTCCCCACAAGTGAACTCTGTTCCACAACTGAGCCTCGGTGTCCCGACCCTCCTGCAGTACTGGGTGCAAGGGCTGCCTCCCAATAAGCTGAGTCAATGGGAGATAGCACAGCTCTAA